The DNA segment GTTAGAAGTGAATGTTCCAAGTCCAAAGGAAAAGGAAAAAGCCACCATTCTTTCTGCAACAACGATTTACTTCAATCCAGGCGGAGAAAAAAAACCACCGTATCTCATCGTCTGTTCCACAAAAGACAATGGAGAAATGGTTCTCACCAATCTTTATGACAAAGAAGGAAAAGAGATCGTATCCAAAGAGGAATTGGCGCTGGGAAAAACCAAAGTGGAATTCCAAATGATCGATGGAAAAATCCAAGCGGTGGTGGTGTGATAAGCAAGATGTAATTTAGAAAGAAAAAGCCACCACCTAACCTCATGGTGGCGATTTCGCTTATTTATGGTTCTGAATAAAAACCAGAAACCAATGACTGTGTTACGATGAAACCACTATTGAATTTTTCTAAATTATAAATGATCCCAACAGGATAAGCAACTGTGCCAATGTATGCCGTGCCACCGAATAAACAACTTCCCCCATTCGTCTGCACGTAGAATTGGACCGGCTGCCTTATTTGGATGTTTGCTTCAACCATAGGAACATTTATTTTAGTTGATCTAGTATTGGATCGAACCGTTCCAAATGAGTAAACAGAAGGAAGTCCAGCTATACTTTGGGTGTTGTCGTTACACTGATCGTTTGAATATACCTTAACTGTTGTGTCTGCATCAAGTTGGTTATGAATTTGCAGATAAGGATTTTTTGCAATCGAGCTAGTCACAAGTAATGTATTAAATAGATCCTTATCTTTTTTTTCATCATTTTGATTGATGTTACAATTGATCAGATTGAGAGATATGATGAGTTTAATAATAATGTTTTTCATTTAACTGTATCAATAGAATATTAGAAATCATTAAAGCAGAAAATGGTTCCTAATATACACCAAGGATTTTCAGAGTTTGTAAGTTGTCAATAAACGCCAAACGAGATGATGGTGGGTCAGAACGTAATTTACGGTAAAACTGGCCAAAAATTCCGTTAAAAACGTTTTGATTCAATTTTTTTTATAAAATTGAAACTAAGAGGGATTTTTTTAAAAGATACATTCAAAAAAACCAGTGAGGATTGTTTGTCCTTCACTGGTTTTCGTAGTCGCTTACGGATTGAATCTGATGGAATGGGCTTCACACAATTCCATACGATTGGAATCGAAACTTTATAATCTAAAACTGTTTCAAAAAACGTAAGTTCCCCGATTGGAAATAACGTATGTCATGGATTCCGTACCGCATCATCACCAATCGGTCAAGTCCCAGTCCAAAGGCAAATCCTGTCCATTTTTTGGAATCTAGGCCAGCGGCTTCTAACACATTCGGATGCACAAGCCCACAGGGTAGAAGTTCAAGCCATCCCGATTGTTTGCAAACACTACACCCATCTCCATTACAAACAAGGCAATTGATATCGAGTTCAAACCCAGGTTCCACAAATGGAAAGTATCCTGGGCGGAGTCTTGTTTTGATTTCCTTACGGAACACACGAGAGAGAAGTGTTTCCATTGTATAAATCAAATGAGCAACCGAAATGTTTTCTCCTACCACCATCCCTTCCACTTGGTAGAAGGTATTTTCATGTGAGGCGTCCACTTCTTCATACCGAAACACACGACCAGGTGCAATGATACGGAAAGGTGGTTTTAGTTTTCGTAGGGCACGCACTTGGATGGCTGACGTATGTGTCCTTAGCAAATTGCCATCCACCGTATAAAACGTATCTTGCATATCACGTGCTGGGTGGTCGTCCGTAAAATTTAAGGCACCAAAATTGTTTTCATCCG comes from the Leptospira ellinghausenii genome and includes:
- the pheS gene encoding phenylalanine--tRNA ligase subunit alpha, translating into MSLSQEIASLVKEAETVLSSATNEQELDAFKNQFLGKKGKLTSVLKGLASLSVEEKKTVGKEANEAQTRLESFVETKRISLKESFYENQLGKEFFDTLRPLPKKERGSLHPISQIQYEIEDIFTSMGFSVMDGPEVETDENNFGALNFTDDHPARDMQDTFYTVDGNLLRTHTSAIQVRALRKLKPPFRIIAPGRVFRYEEVDASHENTFYQVEGMVVGENISVAHLIYTMETLLSRVFRKEIKTRLRPGYFPFVEPGFELDINCLVCNGDGCSVCKQSGWLELLPCGLVHPNVLEAAGLDSKKWTGFAFGLGLDRLVMMRYGIHDIRYFQSGNLRFLKQF